A DNA window from Augochlora pura isolate Apur16 chromosome 9, APUR_v2.2.1, whole genome shotgun sequence contains the following coding sequences:
- the Sara gene encoding smad anchor for receptor activation isoform X3 has product MEKFVVDLDKVLDEFEFNEDCAEQTASVNVASSNASSSATKCNMDSPLLYNYLLMESRKTNKEHDVIIPLERHKDVQHNARSSCSDERNVVQEDSSCSKEETETDGGKNVNNFYMQECTNDNKLVQKQSVLPYDMEPLVMIHNDISQKLTQKQQNGLGSPKIDNRYDKKLNQFNSKPSVSNVFNSLNEYINAPPGSSDCIDSVLEDQEVQPDIKPESVHYGTKASELIHGSVKDVDEKVSIIYKQVNDTKSTSREAFIPVVENVVPSTSAELPVTLNKTITEDDTDSTHTTGFKETKKEKVLSSDVTITEVYSELSNKVEVSNETTCGRHNFDLVHKNADIIDKNCTSTFEKQDLRKEFQIQLDESEKKLCTGNSDLSDKFKKNLIIPVQEAVRFDKIDDLSEDVLTKYLAELEQDQELQEEIDRQQIGAINTVQNPIYDQTDSSDILKNIELLDITQKESINELGNVSAISHKKEELDKELHVNETEKQSDDGVKEDNSGNDLDDRSSKVKQDQIKHEDVRAVATDERMVEEESNKDVEELCTYKLNAKKESSINNETDKQSSKQGSTAHDSHFSELKLQNDTSSSSDSPEEKYLIERLLDDTTKYWNNSLLNEIMVKANTSDANDELEKPARPQTLDIVLSNNTNERQTLGSSSANDTSSGQTQSNVDGPAEEQEAPSDILDNSLPESNSVLGKQPPFWVPDSDAPSCMFCDVKFTVLKRRHHCRACGKVLCNKCCNMKYKLEYQGNIDSRVCVSCYQLLTKAEAEQSLGEWSSDYCMANNDINSPQLAGGLPPPPTVMVPVGVLKREGGTKSRSEVSKSVMFSDGIRPGCDLTELDMSWDLKPPYRKSGPKRASATGSSAPGVSVKRQNLPRLDPNTESYVPQDPNFLPPTVTIHKGQVTYHAATDESQLYATLKNECEPPVIFAINRNLYACVKILNLNCCINKICWNVTSKGLACVGQDEVILLIETLPDEIGVPKDLLIFINQLYLEAIKGNTVSELGFSLYQGGNLLGSREHSGFLFIRQSLQCLQKIVLPPAPFLVGLLVHRWETPWAKVFPLRLVLRLGAEYRYYPCPLFSVRFRDALYFEIGHTVMKVLADFRNYAYTLPGVRGLTIHLRNRMTDVMFPKNRYDQVIKGLNNSNDHVLAYASNFSIAADSHLVCIQTNTGDESNYQTQAISINNKPRTITGTSFIVINGALKSSMGLSAKSSIVEDGLMVEIMPEKMEALKAALKNMQDFSIGCGRQGAPEPDETVNIKWVENDVQFNIGVKSPIDGQLMDGIPSIRVHNGTDYKGTTRFIRWTEVFIIKSDDHPNGLHDPLDINKLSGNIAKATSTALVKLLDLLSAAGFTKLGVRTTIHPDNVGYEAGSEGMKLPPIYMNSLDNELIQVLHKAAQNSQDTHTVLELIFYILDD; this is encoded by the exons ATGGAAAAGTTTGTCGTCGATTTAGACAAGGTTCTGgatgaatttgaatttaacgAAG ATTGCGCGGAACAGACAGCATCCGTAAATGTCGCTTCTAGCAATGCATCGTCTTCGGCGACCAAGTGTAATATGGACTCCCcgttattgtataattatctTTTGATGGAGTCTAGGAAAACAAACAAAGAACATGATGTTATAATACCATTGGAAAGACATAAAGATGTACAACACAATGCTAGAAGCAGCTGCTCTGATGAGAGGAATGTGGTTCAAGAAGATTCTAGTTGTAGCaaagaagaaacagaaacagaTGGTGGAAAGAAcgttaataacttttatatgCAAGAATGTACGAATGACAACAAGTTGGTGCAGAAACAGTCTGTATTACCATATGATATGGAACCCCTCGTAATGATACACAATGACATATCGCAAAAGTTAACGCAGAAACAGCAGAATGGTCTTGGTAGTCCAAAAATTGACAATAGGTATGATAAAAAGTtgaatcaatttaattcaaagcCTAGCGTTAGTAATGTCTTTAACagtttaaatgaatatataaatgcaCCACCTGGAAGTTCAGATTGTATTGACTCTGTATTAGAAGATCAAGAAGTGCAACCTGATATAAAACCTGAAAGTGTTCATTATGGAACCAAAGCATCTGAATTAATTCATGGGTCTGTTAAAGATGTTGATGAAAAAGTGAGTATAATCTATAAGCAAGTAAACGACACAAAAAGTACAAGTAGAGAAGCTTTCATTCCAGTTGTCGAGAATGTTGTACCATCTACAAGCGCAGAATTGCCTGTCACActcaataaaacaattacagaAGATGATACAGATAGTACTCATACAACAGGTTTTAAAGAAActaagaaagaaaaagtacTATCCAGCGATGTAACTATAACCGAAGTTTACAGCGAATTAAGTAATAAGGTAGAAGTCTCAAACGAAACGACCTGTGGTCGACATAATTTTGATCTTGTACATAAAAATGCTgatattatagataaaaaCTGTACTTCAACTTTTGAAAAACAGGACCTTAGAAAGGAATTTCAAATACAACTGGATGAAAGTGAAAAGAAATTGTGCACGGGTAATTCCGATTTATCtgataaatttaagaaaaactTGATAATTCCTGTACAAGAAGCAGTTAGGTTTGATAAGATTGATGATTTATCAGAGGACGTATTGACAAAGTATTTAGCCGAATTGGAACAAGACCAAGAATTACAGGAAGAAATTGACAGACAACAAATTGGAGCAATAAACACAGTGCAAAATCCAATATATGATCAAACGGATTCGTCagacattttaaagaatatagaaCTTTTAGATATAACACAGAAAGAGTCGATCAATGAATTAGGTAACGTTTCAGCAATTAgtcataaaaaagaagaactaGATAAAGAATTACATGTTAATGAAACGGAAAAGCAAAGCGACGATGGCGTCAAAGAAGATAACAGTGGCAATGATCTGGATGATAGAAGCAGTAAAGTAAAACAGGACCAAATCAAACATGAAGATGTTCGTGCAGTTGCGACGGATGAACGTATGGTTGAAGAGGAAAGTAACAAAGATGTTGAAGAGCTTTgtacatacaaattaaatgCTAAGAAAGAATCATCGATCAACAATGAAACGGACAAACAATCGAGTAAACAAGGAAGTACTGCGCACGATAGTCATTTCAGTGAACTCAAACTTCAAAACGATACTTCATCTTCGTCTGATAGtcccgaagaaaaatatttgatagaGCGATTATTAGATGATACAACAAAGTACTGGAACAACAGTTTGCTAAATGAAATCATGGTAAAAGCAAACACGAGCGATGCTAATGATGAATTAGAGAAACCGGCGCGTCCTCAAACTTTGGATATTGTTTTATCGAATAACACGAACGAGCGTCAGACACTCGGTTCTAGTTCTGCAAATGATACATCATCAGGTCAAACACAGTCAAATGTTGATGGTCCTGCAGAAGAACAAGAAGCCCCGTCAGATATCCTAGATAATTCATTACCAGAATCCAATTCGGTTCTAGGAAAGCAACCACCGTTTTGGGTTCCTGATAGCGACGCGCCTAGTTGTATGTTCTGCGATGTGAAATTTACGGTATTGAAAAGGCGGCACCATTGTCGTGCATGTGGCAAGGTGTTATGCAACAAATGCTGTaatatgaaatacaaattGGAATATCAAGGAAACATTGATTCTCGTGTTTGCGTTTCCTGTTACCAACTTCTTACAAAGG CTGAAGCAGAACAGAGTCTTGGCGAATGGTCCTCTGATTACTGTATGGCTAACAATGACATCAATTCACCTCAG TTAGCTGGCGGATTGCCTCCACCTCCCACAGTTATGGTGCCAGTTGGAGTTCTTAAAAGAGAAGGTGGTACAAAAAGCCGGTCAGAAGTGTCAAAATCTGTAATGTTCAGTGACG GAATAAGGCCTGGCTGTGACCTGACAGAACTAGATATGTCCTGGGATTTGAAACCACCCTATCGAAAATCTGGACCTAAGAGAGCATCTGCAACTGGATCATCAGCGCCAGGTGTATCTGTTAAGAGGCAAAATCTACCACGTCTGGACCCAAACACTGAAAGTTATGTGCCACAGGATCCAAATTTTCTTCCTCCAACCGTAACAATACATAAAGGAC AGGTAACGTACCATGCTGCAACGGACGAAAGTCAACTTTACGCAACGCTGAAAAATGAATGCGAGCCGCCTGTTATATTCGCTATCAATCGGAATCTCTATGCTTGcgttaaaatactaaatt TAAATTGttgtataaacaaaatatgttgGAACGTAACGTCCAAAGGATTAGCTTGCGTGGGACAAGATGAAGTCATATTACTAATTGAAACGTTACCTGACGAGATTGGGGTACCAAAAGATCTACTTATCTTCATTAATCAGTTGTACCTTGAAGCTATAAAAG GAAACACCGTTTCGGAGTTAGGATTTTCATTGTACCAGGGAGGAAATCTTTTGGGTTCCCGAGAACATTCAGGATTCCTTTTTATACGACAAAGTTTGCAATGTTTGCAGAAAATTGTATTGCCCCCTGCTCCCTTCTTAGTTGGTCTTCTAGTACATAG ATGGGAAACGCCGTGGGCCAAAGTATTTCCATTACGACTTGTTCTACGACTTGGTGCCGAATATCGTTACTATCCTTGTCCATTATTCTCTGTACGATTTCGGGACGCTTTATACTTTGAGATAGGACACACAGTTATGAAAGTGTTGGCGGATTTTCGAAATTACGCATACACATTGCCAGGAGTTAGAGGTTTAACGATACATCTAAGGAACAGGATGACGGACGTAATGTTCCCGAAGAATCGATACGATCAAGTGATAAAAGGCTTGAATAACTCCAATGATCACGTCTTGGCGTATGCCTCAAATTTTAGCATAGCGGCCGACTCCCACTTAGTTTGTATACAAACAAACACAGGTGACGAGAGTAACTATCAGACACAGGCgataagtattaataataaaccaaGAACAA TAACGGGGACTAGCTTTATCGTGATCAACGGCGCATTAAAATCATCCATGGGACTGTCGGCTAAATCTAGTATAGTGGAAGATGGATTGATGGTAGAAATAATGCCAGAGAAAATGGAAGCTTTGAAAGCAGCCCTGAAAAATATGCAAGATTTTTCGATTGGTTGTGGTCGACAAGGTGCACCTGAACCCGATGAGACAGTAAACATAAAGTGGGTCGAGAACgatgtacaatttaatatagg tgTAAAAAGTCCGATTGATGGACAGCTGATGGACGGTATTCCATCGATTAGAGTCCACAATGGCACCGATTACAAGGGGACAACTAGATTTATTCGTTGGACAGAAGTGTTCATTATCAAG
- the Sara gene encoding smad anchor for receptor activation isoform X4, which yields MEKFVVDLDKVLDEFEFNEDCAEQTASVNVASSNASSSATKCNMDSPLLYNYLLMESRKTNKEHDVIIPLERHKDVQHNARSSCSDERNVVQEDSSCSKEETETDGGKNVNNFYMQECTNDNKLVQKQSVLPYDMEPLVMIHNDISQKLTQKQQNGLGSPKIDNRYDKKLNQFNSKPSVSNVFNSLNEYINAPPGSSDCIDSVLEDQEVQPDIKPESVHYGTKASELIHGSVKDVDEKVSIIYKQVNDTKSTSREAFIPVVENVVPSTSAELPVTLNKTITEDDTDSTHTTGFKETKKEKVLSSDVTITEVYSELSNKVEVSNETTCGRHNFDLVHKNADIIDKNCTSTFEKQDLRKEFQIQLDESEKKLCTGNSDLSDKFKKNLIIPVQEAVRFDKIDDLSEDVLTKYLAELEQDQELQEEIDRQQIGAINTVQNPIYDQTDSSDILKNIELLDITQKESINELGNVSAISHKKEELDKELHVNETEKQSDDGVKEDNSGNDLDDRSSKVKQDQIKHEDVRAVATDERMVEEESNKDVEELCTYKLNAKKESSINNETDKQSSKQGSTAHDSHFSELKLQNDTSSSSDSPEEKYLIERLLDDTTKYWNNSLLNEIMVKANTSDANDELEKPARPQTLDIVLSNNTNERQTLGSSSANDTSSGQTQSNVDGPAEEQEAPSDILDNSLPESNSVLGKQPPFWVPDSDAPSCMFCDVKFTVLKRRHHCRACGKVLCNKCCNMKYKLEYQGNIDSRVCVSCYQLLTKAEAEQSLGEWSSDYCMANNDINSPQLAGGLPPPPTVMVPVGVLKREGGTKSRSEVSKSVMFSDELDMSWDLKPPYRKSGPKRASATGSSAPGVSVKRQNLPRLDPNTESYVPQDPNFLPPTVTIHKGQVTYHAATDESQLYATLKNECEPPVIFAINRNLYACVKILNLNCCINKICWNVTSKGLACVGQDEVILLIETLPDEIGVPKDLLIFINQLYLEAIKGNTVSELGFSLYQGGNLLGSREHSGFLFIRQSLQCLQKIVLPPAPFLVGLLVHRWETPWAKVFPLRLVLRLGAEYRYYPCPLFSVRFRDALYFEIGHTVMKVLADFRNYAYTLPGVRGLTIHLRNRMTDVMFPKNRYDQVIKGLNNSNDHVLAYASNFSIAADSHLVCIQTNTGDESNYQTQAISINNKPRTITGTSFIVINGALKSSMGLSAKSSIVEDGLMVEIMPEKMEALKAALKNMQDFSIGCGRQGAPEPDETVNIKWVENDVQFNIGVKSPIDGQLMDGIPSIRVHNGTDYKGTTRFIRWTEVFIIKSDDHPNGLHDPLDINKLSGNIAKATSTALVKLLDLLSAAGFTKLGVRTTIHPDNVGYEAGSEGMKLPPIYMNSLDNELIQVLHKAAQNSQDTHTVLELIFYILDD from the exons ATGGAAAAGTTTGTCGTCGATTTAGACAAGGTTCTGgatgaatttgaatttaacgAAG ATTGCGCGGAACAGACAGCATCCGTAAATGTCGCTTCTAGCAATGCATCGTCTTCGGCGACCAAGTGTAATATGGACTCCCcgttattgtataattatctTTTGATGGAGTCTAGGAAAACAAACAAAGAACATGATGTTATAATACCATTGGAAAGACATAAAGATGTACAACACAATGCTAGAAGCAGCTGCTCTGATGAGAGGAATGTGGTTCAAGAAGATTCTAGTTGTAGCaaagaagaaacagaaacagaTGGTGGAAAGAAcgttaataacttttatatgCAAGAATGTACGAATGACAACAAGTTGGTGCAGAAACAGTCTGTATTACCATATGATATGGAACCCCTCGTAATGATACACAATGACATATCGCAAAAGTTAACGCAGAAACAGCAGAATGGTCTTGGTAGTCCAAAAATTGACAATAGGTATGATAAAAAGTtgaatcaatttaattcaaagcCTAGCGTTAGTAATGTCTTTAACagtttaaatgaatatataaatgcaCCACCTGGAAGTTCAGATTGTATTGACTCTGTATTAGAAGATCAAGAAGTGCAACCTGATATAAAACCTGAAAGTGTTCATTATGGAACCAAAGCATCTGAATTAATTCATGGGTCTGTTAAAGATGTTGATGAAAAAGTGAGTATAATCTATAAGCAAGTAAACGACACAAAAAGTACAAGTAGAGAAGCTTTCATTCCAGTTGTCGAGAATGTTGTACCATCTACAAGCGCAGAATTGCCTGTCACActcaataaaacaattacagaAGATGATACAGATAGTACTCATACAACAGGTTTTAAAGAAActaagaaagaaaaagtacTATCCAGCGATGTAACTATAACCGAAGTTTACAGCGAATTAAGTAATAAGGTAGAAGTCTCAAACGAAACGACCTGTGGTCGACATAATTTTGATCTTGTACATAAAAATGCTgatattatagataaaaaCTGTACTTCAACTTTTGAAAAACAGGACCTTAGAAAGGAATTTCAAATACAACTGGATGAAAGTGAAAAGAAATTGTGCACGGGTAATTCCGATTTATCtgataaatttaagaaaaactTGATAATTCCTGTACAAGAAGCAGTTAGGTTTGATAAGATTGATGATTTATCAGAGGACGTATTGACAAAGTATTTAGCCGAATTGGAACAAGACCAAGAATTACAGGAAGAAATTGACAGACAACAAATTGGAGCAATAAACACAGTGCAAAATCCAATATATGATCAAACGGATTCGTCagacattttaaagaatatagaaCTTTTAGATATAACACAGAAAGAGTCGATCAATGAATTAGGTAACGTTTCAGCAATTAgtcataaaaaagaagaactaGATAAAGAATTACATGTTAATGAAACGGAAAAGCAAAGCGACGATGGCGTCAAAGAAGATAACAGTGGCAATGATCTGGATGATAGAAGCAGTAAAGTAAAACAGGACCAAATCAAACATGAAGATGTTCGTGCAGTTGCGACGGATGAACGTATGGTTGAAGAGGAAAGTAACAAAGATGTTGAAGAGCTTTgtacatacaaattaaatgCTAAGAAAGAATCATCGATCAACAATGAAACGGACAAACAATCGAGTAAACAAGGAAGTACTGCGCACGATAGTCATTTCAGTGAACTCAAACTTCAAAACGATACTTCATCTTCGTCTGATAGtcccgaagaaaaatatttgatagaGCGATTATTAGATGATACAACAAAGTACTGGAACAACAGTTTGCTAAATGAAATCATGGTAAAAGCAAACACGAGCGATGCTAATGATGAATTAGAGAAACCGGCGCGTCCTCAAACTTTGGATATTGTTTTATCGAATAACACGAACGAGCGTCAGACACTCGGTTCTAGTTCTGCAAATGATACATCATCAGGTCAAACACAGTCAAATGTTGATGGTCCTGCAGAAGAACAAGAAGCCCCGTCAGATATCCTAGATAATTCATTACCAGAATCCAATTCGGTTCTAGGAAAGCAACCACCGTTTTGGGTTCCTGATAGCGACGCGCCTAGTTGTATGTTCTGCGATGTGAAATTTACGGTATTGAAAAGGCGGCACCATTGTCGTGCATGTGGCAAGGTGTTATGCAACAAATGCTGTaatatgaaatacaaattGGAATATCAAGGAAACATTGATTCTCGTGTTTGCGTTTCCTGTTACCAACTTCTTACAAAGG CTGAAGCAGAACAGAGTCTTGGCGAATGGTCCTCTGATTACTGTATGGCTAACAATGACATCAATTCACCTCAG TTAGCTGGCGGATTGCCTCCACCTCCCACAGTTATGGTGCCAGTTGGAGTTCTTAAAAGAGAAGGTGGTACAAAAAGCCGGTCAGAAGTGTCAAAATCTGTAATGTTCAGTGACG AACTAGATATGTCCTGGGATTTGAAACCACCCTATCGAAAATCTGGACCTAAGAGAGCATCTGCAACTGGATCATCAGCGCCAGGTGTATCTGTTAAGAGGCAAAATCTACCACGTCTGGACCCAAACACTGAAAGTTATGTGCCACAGGATCCAAATTTTCTTCCTCCAACCGTAACAATACATAAAGGAC AGGTAACGTACCATGCTGCAACGGACGAAAGTCAACTTTACGCAACGCTGAAAAATGAATGCGAGCCGCCTGTTATATTCGCTATCAATCGGAATCTCTATGCTTGcgttaaaatactaaatt TAAATTGttgtataaacaaaatatgttgGAACGTAACGTCCAAAGGATTAGCTTGCGTGGGACAAGATGAAGTCATATTACTAATTGAAACGTTACCTGACGAGATTGGGGTACCAAAAGATCTACTTATCTTCATTAATCAGTTGTACCTTGAAGCTATAAAAG GAAACACCGTTTCGGAGTTAGGATTTTCATTGTACCAGGGAGGAAATCTTTTGGGTTCCCGAGAACATTCAGGATTCCTTTTTATACGACAAAGTTTGCAATGTTTGCAGAAAATTGTATTGCCCCCTGCTCCCTTCTTAGTTGGTCTTCTAGTACATAG ATGGGAAACGCCGTGGGCCAAAGTATTTCCATTACGACTTGTTCTACGACTTGGTGCCGAATATCGTTACTATCCTTGTCCATTATTCTCTGTACGATTTCGGGACGCTTTATACTTTGAGATAGGACACACAGTTATGAAAGTGTTGGCGGATTTTCGAAATTACGCATACACATTGCCAGGAGTTAGAGGTTTAACGATACATCTAAGGAACAGGATGACGGACGTAATGTTCCCGAAGAATCGATACGATCAAGTGATAAAAGGCTTGAATAACTCCAATGATCACGTCTTGGCGTATGCCTCAAATTTTAGCATAGCGGCCGACTCCCACTTAGTTTGTATACAAACAAACACAGGTGACGAGAGTAACTATCAGACACAGGCgataagtattaataataaaccaaGAACAA TAACGGGGACTAGCTTTATCGTGATCAACGGCGCATTAAAATCATCCATGGGACTGTCGGCTAAATCTAGTATAGTGGAAGATGGATTGATGGTAGAAATAATGCCAGAGAAAATGGAAGCTTTGAAAGCAGCCCTGAAAAATATGCAAGATTTTTCGATTGGTTGTGGTCGACAAGGTGCACCTGAACCCGATGAGACAGTAAACATAAAGTGGGTCGAGAACgatgtacaatttaatatagg tgTAAAAAGTCCGATTGATGGACAGCTGATGGACGGTATTCCATCGATTAGAGTCCACAATGGCACCGATTACAAGGGGACAACTAGATTTATTCGTTGGACAGAAGTGTTCATTATCAAG